The genomic interval CGGTTTGCAAATCAACTTGATATTTGCAACTTTTAACGCGGCTGTTTTATTTTTCCTAAATGACTTTTGGGTTGGCTTTTACACAGAAGACCAAGACGTCGCCAAGCTGGCAAGCTGGCTGTTAGTTTTTGCGGCAGTATTTCAATTTAGTGACAGCATGCAAGTAGGTGCCGCCGGAGCATTGCGTGGCTACAAAGACACCTTTGTTGTGCTCATGATCACCATTATTTCATTTTGGTTAATTGGCCTGCCACTGGGCCATTACCTTGGCCTAAGCAGTGATGCTCCTATGGGCGCTCAAGGTTTTTGGATCGGTTTAATCGTCGGGTTAAGTGTAAACGCCATACTTCTAATGCATCGTTTAAGTCGTGTGTCGCAAAAGACCATACAAACACAAGCTATGAACACGGCAGAGCTTATTCAAAACTAATTGGCTACCCCTCAAAAATTGCGCCTATACTCAAATTAAATGCAGATTGTAGTCGCAATATAGAGGGCAGTATGGCCAAAAAAGCCAAGATCATCGATTTTCGCCACCACCAACAGCTGGCACAACCCACCATCGTTCGTTTACTTCCGGAACTCGACGGCATTGAAATGCTGTACACGAATGAAGCATCGGAGGATATCTATAGTTTAAAAGTTTTATGCTGGGCGTTGTGGAGCGATGGACATGTGGACGGCATGGTACCTTGGCTTAATCGTATAGTTGCATGTCGCTCTTTAGATGACCCGCTTCATGGTCATTGGGAAGGTTTCATGGATGCACAGACCGGACAAATTCTGTTTTCCATACCAAAATTTAAAGAAGAATATTTAAGAGACAGTGCACAGTTTTATCCCGTCATTGAACATAGCCAGCCAGAAATTATTCAAGAAATTCCTGATACCATCGGAAGCCACGCCATTTTTTCCAGCGATGGCTTTGCCAGTTTTAGCATGGAAGAAATTCATAGTTGGCGCTTATACAGTGACGGTACGCTTCTCGCCATGGCGGTAGAAGAAAGCAACCCGCACTACACACCTGTGTTACCTGGCGACGATTGCCTATACAGTGTTTATCATCGCAAAGATTTTCAGTACTATTTCCAGCACGCCATTGCCAATAAATTAAAATCCAATGATCCTGATGCCCTAGCTGCTATGGCCAGCCTGAGCCATCATAAACAGACCTAGAACGCACATGTTTCATATCAAGGACGACGTACTAAATAGCTTAGAAACCAACCCGTGGAAGCGTCTCCGCTATCGCTTTATTCGTATTATTACTAGCCCAGTGAGAATGCTGCGAGCCCTATTTTTAATTACGGGCGCTTTGTTTTGGAGTGGTATAACCGCATTAGCGATTGGCGGTTACTTTGTATTAGAGAGCCTGCCTAACTTTACGGAAATCGGATTTACCGGTGCTAAGCAAGCGGCCACGCAACGTATTGAGCAACGCATAGAAAACAGCGATGATCCAAAACTGGCAACCTATCAATGGACCAGTTTAGCGAACGTCAATCGAGAGCTATTGTATGCCATTGTCATGAGTGAGGATGGCGATTTCTTTAGTCACCAGGGGATTGATTACGACGCTTTAATGAACGCATTGGGCGAAAACATCAAACGCCAAGAATGGAGCTTTGGTGCCAGCACCATTAGCCAGCAAACCATAAAGAATATTTACTTAACCAGCGATAAAACCTTGTATCGCAAACTCACAGAAGTCGTTATTACACAGCGACTCGAAAAAGCGCTTAGTAAAAATGAAATACTTGAGCTCTATCTCAATATCATTGAATTCGGCCCTAATCTCTACGGTATTCACGCCGCAAGCCAATATTACTTCAACACCACGCCCGATAAAATTAATGGGGCGCAAGGTGCATTTTTAGCAATCCTGATGCCCAGCCCACGGAAATACCACTTTAGTATTTATAAAAACCAATATTTTGCACCGCGCCACAAACGCAAATTCCGTCGCATCCTACAAGACATGGCGTACAAGGAATACATCAGCCCAGCGCAATACGATCGTTACCTCAATTGGCCATTTTTTCGCTAAGCCAAACAAATGCCGAACATCTACAGCACCTTCATTAGCTGATTCTCAAATTCTTGATATAGATCTAGTAAAATCCAGCCACATTAATGGGAAAAGATGCAATCGTTCGTTTAGCACATTAAACTGGCGTCTTATTTCAACGCATGTGAAGGACACACCGTGCCATTAAAATTACTATCGATTCTCACCACACTGACTTTTATGAGCGCCTGCTCTTTTTTCCCTAGCACGCCATTAGTCATTGCTGAAGTAGGCAATCATGAGTTTCAGAAATACAAACAAGAAATCCGCTTACGCGCAGCAGCTGCGCTAAAAGAAGAGCCTGATCTCATCACGTTTTCAGTTAGAGGCATCGCCGAAGGTAAAACGGATGAGGTTATTAACACCTACCTAAAGGGCTATGGTAAAGACGACTACAGCCAAGATATGAAAAGTATCGCTATTTATCAGATTGGTTTGATCTATATGAACCGATTAAACGAGAAGCGTGATGATGACAAAGCCAAACTGTATTTCCAACGCCACCTCATTGAATTCCCATACAGTATTCTACAAAACCGCATCCGCGAACATATCGCCAGTATTGAAGAACGCAAAAAGCAACCAGTTCAATTGACACCAGAACAAATCATTTCGCGAATGGATAAGTCAGAACTGCTCAATCAACCGACAATAGCGTTCGACCAAGATCTAACACCTATGAGTAAACGGGCAATATTAGAAGGTCGGTTAGAAGACGCACATGGTGTCTACATGACGGTTTACAATAATCCAGGCTCTAGCGATAAAATCCGAGCTAAGTCACTGTACCAATTAGGTCTCATTTATATGAGTCCTAATAATGAAAAGCAAAACATTCAAAAAGCCACAGCGATTTTCCGGAAGCTACTAGAAGAATTTCCTGAAACCGAAGAATTTAGAAAGGCAGAAAGCCGTCTTACCCAGATCGCCAACGGTAGTTATTTGGATTTAAAAAAGTCGAAATCATAAATTGATAAACATGAGTGCTGGGTGGTGTGAATGATCACCACCCGTACACATCCCAAAAGAAATACGTGGTAATCAAAAGACTAATACAGACAACAATGGCTCGTAACCATGATTGCGAAAGTCGCTTGCTTACCCTAGCCGCAACATACCCTCCAACCAGCGTGCCAATCAACACAAAACTGCCCTCTTGCCACGCAATTACATCATCAAACGCAAACACCAACACTGCCACAATCGATACACACGTCGATATCACAAGCTTAATGCCATTCATAACATGAATATTGGTGTATCCTGCTAACGCCAAGTAACTCAGTGAAACAATGCCTAAACCTGCATTAAAAAAACCACCATAAATACAGACCAACAATAAAGCGAGGAATAAGCTTAAAACACCAATAAAGCTGTGACTCGACATCTGTCCTGCCAAGCTTCGCATTAACAAATACAACTTTCCGCCGAAAATAAAGAGCACAGTTGCAAAAAGCATTAGCCAAGGAATGACAGCCTGAAACTGGTCATTAGGTGTTATCAATAAAAAATACGCACCAGCACTTGCACCCAAGCACGCAACGGCAGCGATATAAAGAATCGTACCCTTAAGCGTTTTTATTTCGTGCCAAAAACCGATCACACCACTTGCGTACCCCGCACTGGAGGCAAAAGTATTGGTCGCATTCGCAACAACGGGTGGAAGACCAGCCATCATCAATGCCGGAAAGGTAATAAAACTGCCCCCTCCGGCAATGGTATTTAAAACTCCCCCAATAAACCCAGCCAGTAATAGCCAAACCATCTCGCTCATATTAACTATTCAAACCCATTCGAATTTAGCAGATAAAATGCAACAAAAAGCGACCATGTTAGCCCATTATTCTATTTACGCAACAGACAAGTGCTTTGGGTTCACCCTGTGCTAATCTAATGTGATTAGTTCGGCAAAGGTAATAGACATCATGAACAAGACAGTAAACCAACAACCAGACGCTAATCGAGCGGCTAAAAATATGGCAATCGGTATCACAGCCGTACTATTTATACTCGTCACGTGGCATGTTCTGACAGATCGTATCGCGCCATCTTCATCCAGTGGAGCCATCAAGGCCTATGTGACTCAACTTTCTCCAAACGTGGCAGGTCAGGTCACGGAGGTTTTTGTCGCCGATGGCGATGTTGTCACCGCTGGCACCCCCTATTTAAGCTAGATGATCGCATCCACCGCATTGCCGTACAGCAAGCTCAAAATAAGCTAGAGGTTGCCATAAGATCGACCAAAGTAAATGCTGCATCTATCATTTCCAAACAAGCTGCTGCCAACGAAGCTAAAATCAACCTTGAAAACATTAAAACCTCAACCAACCGCGCACGCTCACTGTTCAAGAGGAATCTAATTTCATCTTCCGATGTAGAAAATGCCAATGCTAATTTAGATACAGCGCTTGCCACGTATGAAAAAGCAAAATCCAGTCTCGATAGTGCGATTCTTGCCTTGGGTTCAAAAGATGAAACAAACCTAGAGATTCATGCAGCGAAAATTGCGCTCGAAAAAGCACAACTCAACCTAGACTACACAACTATAAAAGCACCCACTCGGTAACCAATGGTCTGAACCGGCGCGAAAAATCCCGGTGCATATTGAACTTACTGGCGGGATAGAACACTGGCCAGAACACGCTAAAGCGGGCGGAAAGGTTAGTGCATTGATATATTCAACGGGTTTTAGCAATCCCGTGGCATGGATTTCATATCTGAATTTCAAGCTTAAATCCCTGCTTTCGTATTTGTACTGATTCTGTATATAGCCCCCAGACCAAGAGCGGAAGACAATCAATTTTTTGCGGTTAGATTAGCAGTTGACTTTATTTTGGCCTTACTTATTGGTTTTCTTATCCGATCACAAATGCCCATGCTTATACCTGCGTTAACGGTCGGTCTATTAGCCGGTATGCGTAAAGCATTTGACATTAAAAAAGCCCTCGGAGGCCCTATTTCACTTATCGTCTGCATCAGTTTTTTTCATTGGCTGGTTTCGTATCTTCATGTATTACCCAGCGTTTTAATCGTGGTTGTATTTTCAATTAGCACCCTCGCTTACTACTTGACACTAAAATCTGGGAACCTCATCGGCATGCTAATTTTAATTTCTGTAGCATTAATATCCGTAATGGGCACGAAATCATTGGCGGCAATGACCATCATTAGAAATGGTTTTATAGAAGGCAGCATCACGGCATTGGTTTTAATACCCATACTTTTCTGGCTTTTTCCAAGCAATGCTCGTCAACCTCAAGAAGAGATATATGAACCGGATAATCAAGGGCACCACCTCACACGCGCCATTATGAGATCCATTTTTATGCTTTTTCTGCTTGCATGGCTGTATACGTTTTTAGATACATCTCACATCACATTAGCAATCGCAGCGATTTTTACATTGGTATTTCCATGCAAAGAGCATCAATTTGAAGAAGCAAAGGAACGAAGCATCGCGACAATTATTGGCAGCTTATTAATGCTCGCAATACTGGGGGTATTTTCACATATCGGGCATTTCTCGGTATTACTCATGACCACCCTAATGGCGGCTTTGTATCTTGGACACAAAATGATGGAAGGCCCTTTGCCGCCCATGGTCTATCAGTTCGCGCTATCAGTCATGCTT from Bermanella marisrubri carries:
- a CDS encoding biosynthetic peptidoglycan transglycosylase, coding for MFHIKDDVLNSLETNPWKRLRYRFIRIITSPVRMLRALFLITGALFWSGITALAIGGYFVLESLPNFTEIGFTGAKQAATQRIEQRIENSDDPKLATYQWTSLANVNRELLYAIVMSEDGDFFSHQGIDYDALMNALGENIKRQEWSFGASTISQQTIKNIYLTSDKTLYRKLTEVVITQRLEKALSKNEILELYLNIIEFGPNLYGIHAASQYYFNTTPDKINGAQGAFLAILMPSPRKYHFSIYKNQYFAPRHKRKFRRILQDMAYKEYISPAQYDRYLNWPFFR
- a CDS encoding biotin/lipoyl-binding protein, yielding MNKTVNQQPDANRAAKNMAIGITAVLFILVTWHVLTDRIAPSSSSGAIKAYVTQLSPNVAGQVTEVFVADGDVVTAGTPYLS
- a CDS encoding FUSC family protein; translated protein: MRKAFDIKKALGGPISLIVCISFFHWLVSYLHVLPSVLIVVVFSISTLAYYLTLKSGNLIGMLILISVALISVMGTKSLAAMTIIRNGFIEGSITALVLIPILFWLFPSNARQPQEEIYEPDNQGHHLTRAIMRSIFMLFLLAWLYTFLDTSHITLAIAAIFTLVFPCKEHQFEEAKERSIATIIGSLLMLAILGVFSHIGHFSVLLMTTLMAALYLGHKMMEGPLPPMVYQFALSVMLALLVGALNNQVPVYASILRVALTLVGTIGSVYLYALLEQLILKDNTLSPIKSKNPS
- a CDS encoding tetratricopeptide repeat protein; this translates as MPLKLLSILTTLTFMSACSFFPSTPLVIAEVGNHEFQKYKQEIRLRAAAALKEEPDLITFSVRGIAEGKTDEVINTYLKGYGKDDYSQDMKSIAIYQIGLIYMNRLNEKRDDDKAKLYFQRHLIEFPYSILQNRIREHIASIEERKKQPVQLTPEQIISRMDKSELLNQPTIAFDQDLTPMSKRAILEGRLEDAHGVYMTVYNNPGSSDKIRAKSLYQLGLIYMSPNNEKQNIQKATAIFRKLLEEFPETEEFRKAESRLTQIANGSYLDLKKSKS
- a CDS encoding sulfite exporter TauE/SafE family protein, encoding MSEMVWLLLAGFIGGVLNTIAGGGSFITFPALMMAGLPPVVANATNTFASSAGYASGVIGFWHEIKTLKGTILYIAAVACLGASAGAYFLLITPNDQFQAVIPWLMLFATVLFIFGGKLYLLMRSLAGQMSSHSFIGVLSLFLALLLVCIYGGFFNAGLGIVSLSYLALAGYTNIHVMNGIKLVISTCVSIVAVLVFAFDDVIAWQEGSFVLIGTLVGGYVAARVSKRLSQSWLRAIVVCISLLITTYFFWDVYGW